The following proteins come from a genomic window of Montipora capricornis isolate CH-2021 chromosome 9, ASM3666992v2, whole genome shotgun sequence:
- the LOC138017890 gene encoding neuropeptide Y receptor type 1-like, giving the protein MSENSTAAFPTNNSSNATTIVDCSAHSEPEKAFQVTAYCIIILVSVIGNVLIIFVFSKHKPLRVSINYFVVNMAFSDLFSPFTVMPFQIASILKGSEAFLADSPLALGNALCKLIFFLPDVSVCVSIQSLLLLSIDRFIAVVFPLKAKLISSKMRIGGIVCTWIVAISVHAPYFYTMRLVYDETSQSHICQHGWGHSTHSSYITGMFITFFLAPVCILAIAYSTIAWTIKRRHHQTKKLSTNSSGRGYQKTRQVIGLSLAILAAFIICIGPMFVLMFVIIFVWNWDRPSTCAFRNVVFVAYFLLHSWSAINPCSCFAFGKKYQNALRPTLKRLFRNDTFKLSTHTKMTLARRNTRSSNSLRVTFSKLIEDGKQEETEPEKEDEQAHK; this is encoded by the coding sequence ATGTCTGAAAACTCCACTGCGGCATTTCCAACCAACAACTCATCAAACGCCACCACGATAGTAGATTGCAGCGCTCACTCGGAACCGGAGAAGGCCTTTCAAGTTACAGCCTATTGCATCATTATCCTGGTCTCTGTAATTGGAAATGTACTTATCATCTTCGTCTTTTCGAAACACAAGCCACTTCGAGTTTCAATCAATTATTTCGTGGTCAACATGGCTTTCTCTGACCTTTTCAGTCCCTTCACAGTCATGCCATTTCAAATAGCAAGCATCCTTAAGGGTTCCGAGGCCTTTCTCGCAGACAGCCCATTAGCACTTGGCAATGCCTTATGCAAGCTTATCTTCTTCCTCCCTGACGTTTCTGTGTGTGTTTCAATCCAAAGCCTTCTCCTATTGTCAATCGACAGGTTTATTGCTGTCGTCTTTCCACTGAAAGCAAAACTGATATCGTCGAAAATGCGCATAGGAGGCATCGTGTGCACATGGATTGTGGCAATATCTGTTCATGCTCCATACTTTTACACCATGAGGTTAGTCTATGATGAAACTTCACAGTCCCACATATGCCAGCACGGCTGGGGTCACAGCACTCATAGCAGTTACATTACGGGCATGTTCATCACTTTCTTCTTGGCACCAGTTTGCATCTTGGCTATCGCTTACAGCACCATAGCATGGACAATAAAGCGAAGACACCATCAAACGAAAAAGCTGTCCACAAATAGCAGTGGTCGGGGCTATCAAAAGACCAGGCAGGTTATTGGGTTGTCACTTGCCATATTGGCTGCTTTCATCATTTGCATTGGCCCCATGTTTGTTCTGATGTTTGTGATCATTTTCGTGTGGAACTGGGACAGGCCGTCTACATGCGCATTTCGAAACGTTGTCTTTGTTGCTTACTTCCTTTTGCATTCTTGGTCTGCCATCAATCCATGCAGCTGCTTTGCTTTTggcaaaaaataccaaaatGCTTTGCGCCCTACACTCAAGCGGCTGTTCCGTAATGACACCTTCAAACTTTCCACACACACGAAAATGACATTAGCTAGAAGGAACACTAGAAGTTCAAACTCTCTTCGTGTTACCTTCTCCAAGCTTATTGAAGATGGCAAACAAGAAGAAACGGAACCAGAAAAAGAGGACGAACAAGCTCACAAGTAA